In the Populus trichocarpa isolate Nisqually-1 chromosome 1, P.trichocarpa_v4.1, whole genome shotgun sequence genome, one interval contains:
- the LOC7457716 gene encoding uncharacterized protein LOC7457716, whose product MASFNILTLSLYLLSLLLLSKTRLSLSLTTSDIHDLLPQYGLPRGLLPDNVESYTLPSSDGSFEVKLKTPCYVHFDDVVYYDKVIKGKLSYGSVHDVSGIQAKKLFIWLPVTGIEVSKADDGMISFFVGPISEELPAKQFEDVPACKKKVGGLMTDLESM is encoded by the coding sequence CTTCTCTCTCTACTCCTCTTATCAAAAACCCGTCTTTCTCTCTCCCTAACCACCTCAGATATCCATGATCTTCTTCCTCAATATGGCCTGCCTCGTGGCTTACTCCCAGACAACGTGGAATCCTACACGCTACCATCATCTGATGGGTCTTTTGAAGTCAAACTTAAGACCCCGTGTTATGTTCACTTTGATGATGTTGTGTACTATGATAAAGTAATCAAAGGGAAGTTGAGTTACGGCTCTGTGCATGATGTGTCAGGGATTCAAGCAAAGAAGCTTTTTATTTGGTTGCCAGTTACTGGGATTGAAGTTAGTAAGGCTGATGATGGTATGATTAGTTTCTTTGTTGGTCCGATTTCCGAGGAGTTGCCTGCTAAGCAATTTGAGGATGTTCCTGCTTGTAAGAAGAAGGTTGGTGGGCTAATGACAGATTTGGAGTCCATGTGA